A region of the Fusobacteria bacterium ZRK30 genome:
GTAGCTTCTTCTAAATCTTTTTTTATGCTAAATTCTTTTTTTTCTGCCCCTCTTTTCAAGATTCCCAAGACAAATTCATAATTGCGTATAGAATATTTTCTTATTTTTTCTTGAAGCTTTAAAGGTAATCCGTTAAAATCAAAAGTTAATTTTGCTTTGGCTTCATAGTATAGTGTATCTTCTTCGTTTGCTTTTTCTAAATAAGCATTTAATTTGTCTTGTTCACTTTCATAAGTTAATATCTCTTCTTTTTTTTTCTGAATTTTTTCTTCTATTAACTCCATTATTGCGATCCCTAAATCTTCTTTCTTTTTAAAATAGTGGTAGATACTGGATTTTGCAATACCGATTTCATCTGCAACTTTTTGAAAACTTAACCGTTCATATCCATTTTCACTGACCATCCTTAGCGCTACTCTGATTATTTCCCTTTCTGTATTATTCATTCTTCCCCTCCTAAATATCTTAATCATTATAGCCTACCTATCGGTCGGTGTCAATTTAAAGATTAATTTTTTTTAATGTTCGACTTTCTAATCTCCATAGATCTTAAATAAAGGAGTCTGACATATTCATATTCAAATGGAGTTCCCAAGCTGTAATATCTAAAGTCAACTTCACTCCTAACATCAACTGCCTCTAATCCTTTTACGGTTAGGTCTTTCCATAAAGTATCGGAACCGCCATAAACATTGATAGGATCGAGAGGTGCCCTTAAAACAAAGGTTGTCAACAAGGAACTGGCATTTCTAAGATCGCTGGGGCCTAAAAATGGGAGTATTAAATATGGACCACCCTTTACTCCATAAAGGGCCAGAGTATCGTTTAAAGTAACTTTATGTTCAGGTATTTTTACAAGGGTTGCTACATCAAATAAACCCACAACACCTACTGTAGTATTTATAAAAAATCTGCCTATCCCCGTAAATACAGTTTTATAATCTAAAATTAATACTCCGTTTATTACACTGATAGGTTCATATAAATTGCTAAAAAAATTACCTACACCGGTTCTGATAGTTTGTGGCAGGAAAAATTTATATGAATTAGAGACCGGTAAGGCTACCCAATTATCGAATTGATAGTTAAAATAATATATTCTTCTATTTAGTGGTTCAAATGGATCGTATGCATCCATGATATTAGATTCACCATCATTTAAATGAAGTTTAGGTTTCTCTGTTACCTCTATTCTCCCTCCTCTATTATAAGAAATGTCATCCTCTACTTTTATATTGCTGCAACCCATAAAAATTAAAGTCATTAAAATAAGTATTTTTTTCATTTTAACTCACCTCTTTTAAGGTAGTGAATCATAGAAGTCACATTCTCCCTATAGAACATATTTCCACAGTGTCCTCCATAGGGATAAACTTTTATCCTGCTTCCCATTGTCTCCTTTAAATATTCTAGATTGTCTGGAGTCAATATCAATTCATCTTCATTGGTAACTACTGCAATATTTTCAGCACCTTTTAGATAACTTTCTATAGATTTTAGACTGCTGTTCTCTATCATTTCCTCCATAGTAAGGGATTTATCCAGTTTTTTATATGTTTTAAATCCAATTCTATCTATATAATTTTGAAAGTTACTGTAATTAACAGCGCTGTAATATTCACTCATACTCTGAAATTTAGTTAATTTTTTATCAGGATCTGTGTATACCCCGCTTTTAGTCATAAGATCACTGATATAGTTGATATCTATTGCTATAAATCTAAATGCAATTCCTATAAGAATCTTTAACTCTTCATCATTCATATTTAATTCTTTAAAGAGGGCATAAATGGCCGCCTCATCTATCTTCATCTTTCCATTATCCTGACTGTATTGCATTATACCTAAGATTATCCTTTGTAATAATTGATCTAATTCTTCTTCGGTTCTTATATTGTCATCCAACAGATGATCTAAAATTTTAGCAGATTCATATAAATTTACCGTGGGGTTGACAGACATAATTCTCTTAAAGTTGAAATGCTTTTTTCGGCTGTCTATCTCTCCTACTGCAAGTGCAACAGTTCCTCCAAGGCTGTATCCGGTAACATAGGTTTCTTTGTACTGAATTTTATCTTTTACTTTATTCAGTGCTAAGCTCATGATATCGTATATCTCATTGCTGTCTTTTTCTAAAAACCCAGGTGCATGAGTTTCGGAAGCAGAAATAACAAAGTTATAATCAAAGCTGGTAGGGAGCATAATAACACTAAATCCATTTTGATATAGGATCCTGCTCATAGTCAGCATCTTAGGAGAATTATATTTAGACCCTGTTCCAGCCAATAAAAATATCAGGGGAGCTTCACGATCTTGAGCCATCAATCCAAATCTAAATCCATCTAAATACCATAGATTAGGCGGTGCTTTTTCATTCTTTAAGTTTAACTTTATCTCCTTAAAACTTGTGTTTTTAAATGGTGCCATATCTTTAGTAGGAGTGGCTAAAACTGTTGCTAAATATGGATCTTTATATGGGTAATCATATCCATAACTCCACAAACTTATAATCATATATATCAATATTATTTTTTTCATACGAACTCATCCTTTTATTTATTTATTTTATCCCTATACACATATTTATTCTATTTGACCTGTCAGTTTCCTTTTTTTCATTGTGTTTTCTGTGGTTCTTTCCCCTTTTATATTAC
Encoded here:
- a CDS encoding serine/threonine protein kinase; amino-acid sequence: MKKIILIYMIISLWSYGYDYPYKDPYLATVLATPTKDMAPFKNTSFKEIKLNLKNEKAPPNLWYLDGFRFGLMAQDREAPLIFLLAGTGSKYNSPKMLTMSRILYQNGFSVIMLPTSFDYNFVISASETHAPGFLEKDSNEIYDIMSLALNKVKDKIQYKETYVTGYSLGGTVALAVGEIDSRKKHFNFKRIMSVNPTVNLYESAKILDHLLDDNIRTEEELDQLLQRIILGIMQYSQDNGKMKIDEAAIYALFKELNMNDEELKILIGIAFRFIAIDINYISDLMTKSGVYTDPDKKLTKFQSMSEYYSAVNYSNFQNYIDRIGFKTYKKLDKSLTMEEMIENSSLKSIESYLKGAENIAVVTNEDELILTPDNLEYLKETMGSRIKVYPYGGHCGNMFYRENVTSMIHYLKRGELK
- a CDS encoding VacJ family lipoprotein yields the protein MKKILILMTLIFMGCSNIKVEDDISYNRGGRIEVTEKPKLHLNDGESNIMDAYDPFEPLNRRIYYFNYQFDNWVALPVSNSYKFFLPQTIRTGVGNFFSNLYEPISVINGVLILDYKTVFTGIGRFFINTTVGVVGLFDVATLVKIPEHKVTLNDTLALYGVKGGPYLILPFLGPSDLRNASSLLTTFVLRAPLDPINVYGGSDTLWKDLTVKGLEAVDVRSEVDFRYYSLGTPFEYEYVRLLYLRSMEIRKSNIKKN
- a CDS encoding TetR/AcrR family transcriptional regulator: MNNTEREIIRVALRMVSENGYERLSFQKVADEIGIAKSSIYHYFKKKEDLGIAIMELIEEKIQKKKEEILTYESEQDKLNAYLEKANEEDTLYYEAKAKLTFDFNGLPLKLQEKIRKYSIRNYEFVLGILKRGAEKKEFSIKKDLEEATMGIILISIGGYIYARAFGDKDLDISKYITDSITD